Within the Osmerus eperlanus chromosome 10, fOsmEpe2.1, whole genome shotgun sequence genome, the region CTAGCATAGGGGTTTCTTAATCACATTAACCAAATGccttgtgcagtgtgtgtaatCTCATGGTAGGATGAACACCCACTGCTAGATCctttcctaccccccccccccccccccccctcctccttccctccctctgcccaaaCCACCACTCATTCTCTTTTTCTGTGAAATATTCATGTTGAaagccactcccctcctccgccgcccaCCCTCTCGGTCTCCGCTACACGCTAGCGCTCCGAAGTGTTCATCCGTGCTGGGATTGTCTTGGTGCGATCCTAACTTCACCCGACCCGTCAAATGCTGTAGGATCTGTTTCAAATACTGCGCTGTTCTGTTCTAGACCGCTGCAGGACACACATGCGAAGGATTAAAATCGCTGATACAATTGTGGGATCAGCTTAAATTGAACACCGTTTTGATCTATTTTCAGGTTGATTGCATTCTTATAGCAAAAACGTAATACAGCCGAAAAAAAACGATTTTTATTTCAGGTCAAAAAACCATTGTCTGACTATTAGTTGGAATTACACTATTACTGTAATGGTGAGATGAgatctgagagacagagagagaagcaagtCTCACTGGGAAAACACATTTGGATTTTTTCACCGCTCTGCAACACACTGATTCAAATTGACTGGGCGAGACTAATTTAAATAAATTAAGTATTCATTAATTGAATATAAAGGCCATCTAGCCCCAGGGtccttttaaaataaaaaacggGGCTGTACTATTTATGCAAAACAGCAAAGTGCCATGTGTTGGCTTATTATGCAAATCATGAATGACAAAGTAGGCTACATGATCTCCTGCCCACTACATGATTAGATATGACAATGTCAGCAAGTTGTTTCCAGGATACACAGACTCGAATATTCCACAGAGTAGCATTATGGGAAACATGTTAATTAATGTCATTATAATTTGACAAACGTCTTACTATGTCTCGTTACATTTGTTGAAGAATTAtgtttgtttctttctttctctctcccactccctatcttctctctctctttctctctctctcttgctctgtctctcgccttcacatacatacaaacacacacacacacacccacacatacacacacacacacacacgcatacacgcaccccccccccccacacacacacatacacacacactacaaacatgACCTACAAATGTACGCCAAAGCAAAAAACTATTTAAAATACCGAAACAAATCGTGTTTCGATTCAGACAAGTTAATCAAATAAATGAATTAATCAGGGATATGTAATTAGAGAGTTAATTGACAAGAGCTCAACAATTTTGGCAGCCCAGAACATACCACGGGACTGTGAGTTTGCGTGTCAGCTTGCTACGTGGCGTCCATGGTCGTCTCGTGTTACGGACAGCTAATGGACCAATAGCAGCGACACTACAACAAATGAGGCAGATCTTGAGATGAAACCGACTTTATGAGTGGCTGTGCATAAAGTTAAACGAAATAGGTTCGGTGGTGCTCAGTGGTGTCCCGTAGCAACCAGTCGGATACGTTTGAAGCGAAAGTACTACCTAAAGGCGGGCTATAGCGGTTCTGAAATGACCTGCAATGTAACAAAACCCACTCTGACTTTGCAGAAAGACTTGGGAGTTGGATACAGCGTTTCGGCAATACTGCCGCGCTTCGCAAAGTAAGAAAGATAGCCAGGGTTGGCTAAGTTAGTGTCTGGCGCAGGATAATAACATTGGCTACATTTGTTGCTGTTTGTAACCTCGGGTTGTTCACATAGCTCCACACAGACAGCGGCACGTTCCTAAACAGCAGACCCGTAAACCCGCTGTAGCCTACTGATGGACGTGCGCACATACGTGTGTGCGCTGCTCCTATGCAGCGGCGCAGTGTTCGGTAAACCCACACTGAGGAAAGATCGGGTCCACCACGAACCCGAACTAGCGAGGCCAGCTAACGAAGACAATCAGAGCCATCAGTTCGACCACGAGGCCTTCCTCGGTAAAGAGGAGGCTACGACGTTTGATCAACTAACCCCGGAGGAAAGCAAAGACAGGCTCGGGTAAGATTCCTTTGCTCGCCCCCTCCCCTAGGCTGGAGTCGTTCAAGTGAAAGATTTGCTCAACTTCATCCAGCTGTGACAACGAGGCAAGTCGGCTTCGTTCCAAGATGTATTAGCAAGCTAGCAGTGATGGAACTTAGTCTCATCGTCTGAAATGCATTTGTCTGAAGTTCTGAGTGCTTTGTGGGTCAAAGACAGTGTTCCTATGGCTGTGTCGCGTGTATTCCGATTTGAGGATATTAACATTTCACAACGGCCGCCCAAACGAGACATCTGCATGCTACCGCATCCAAGATTCAAGATTCAAAGGATAAAACCGGAACATTATTATGCGTAAAAATGTAGAGTGCTCTGCGCTTGCACACATTCCCGGGTCATGATTGCCTAGTGTAGTTCTTAATTATGGATAATGCATTAAAGAGTCAGGAGGAAGTTTTGTGGTGTTGAGAAAGTTAGAGACACAACTGACAGAACGTTGTTAACTGCCTTTTGAATGTGTCTAGTAGCACTCAATGCTACGTGTCATGAAGACTGCCCGGTGTTTTTCCCGTCGAGAAACATGTCTTTAACACTGATCCTCTAAAGTTGTGATTTGCGCCTCTCTGCCGAGATGAAATGTTGGCACAGTTGTACACACGTTGGCTGAACTAGACGTGGGCTGAACTAGGCGTGGGCTGCGCTGTTGGCggttttccctcactatcccCTTCCCTGAAGAACTCAAGTGGGAGGGTCCACGTAACATCACAACGTGGCAACTTGCGATAAAAATAAGTTTCCCAAGGGTAGAACCCTGCTTTCCTGGGTAGAAAACCCTCATCACACCACTACAGGCCTCTCGCTAGAAAACCAGAGTTGACTAATATGTAATTAGTCAACTCTGGTTTTTCTAGCCAACAGCAGTCAACATAGAATCCAGCTGATAAGTGATAGTGCTGTATTCCACTCTAGACTGACAGTGTTAATTAGAGTTTTAGGATATAGTGCTTTAACAAAGAGCTTATCCATGCAGGACAGAGTGATCCCTGATGTACTTCCTGACGCTGGATGCACTACCTTGTTCTCCGCAGTAAGATAGCGGACCGGATCGACGGTGATGGCGACGGCTTCATCACCATCGCAGAGCTGAAGGCGTGGATCAAGCGTGTGCAGAAGCGCTACGTGTACGAGAATGTGGCCAAGGTGTGGACGGACTACGACCTCAACAAAGACAACAAGATCTCCTGGGAGGAGTACAAGCAGGCCACGTACGGATACTACCTGGGTGAGGCTGGACCTGAGGTCACGTGACCTGCCATTAGGGCCTGTCAGACCtgaggtcacatgacctgccTCACGGTCCTGTCAGACCTGAGATCACATGACCTGCCTCACGGTCCTGTCAGACCtgaggtcacatgacctgccTCACGGTCCTGTCAGACCTGAGATCACATGACCTGCCTCATGGTCCTGTCAGACCTGAGATCACGTGACCTGCCTCACGGTCCTGTCAGACCTGAGGTCACGTGACCTGCCTCACGGTCCTGTCAGACCTGAGTATTTATGCGTTTGTTTTCTCTCCTGCCGCGTCAGCCAACCCCGGGGAGTTTGAGGACACCACCGACCAGTTCAGCTTCCGGAAGATGCTGCCGCGAGACGAGAGGCGCTTCAGGACAGCCGACCTGGACGGAGACACGGCCGCCGACCGCGAGGAGTTCACCTCCTTCCTGCATCCCGAGGAGTTCGACCACATGAAGGACATCGTGGTTTTGGTGAGAAACTGAGAAcccgcctggggggggggggggggggagcgagtaGGGGATGTTGGCATCTTCACACCAGGCTGTGTATGTTTACACCTGGTCGGCATGGTAGCAACTGCTACTGGCGTGGCATGTTCCTACGTCCAGTTATGTAGAAACTCACCAAGGCTAGTCCCACcattcagagagaggagggtggaggagagagagggggtggaggtggaggagggagaggacggtggaggagagagagggggtggaggtggaggagagagagggggtggaggtggaggagagagaggacggtggaggagagagaggagggtggagggtggagggagaggagggtggaggagagagaggagggtggaggagggtggaggtggaggagagagaggagggtggaggagggagaggagggtggaggtgggagaggagggtggaggtggaggagggagaggggggtggaggtggaggagagagaggagggtggaggtgggagaggagggtggaggtcgtTACCCCTGGGATCCTTTCTCTAGTTCTTGTAACATGTGGGAAACTCCATCTTCATCTGTGAGGAAGATCACTCCAGCAGGATGGTCTTcctccacttttttttttttgcagacgctcgacttacagtaagtacagggacattcccccgaagcaagtagggtgtgCCTTGCCGAAGGAcaccgtcattttgcacggcctggaatcgaatcggcaacctcctgattaatagccatattctctaaccgctcagccatctgacccccttatCTTCCTGTTTTGACGTGGATGTTTTGAGAGTGTGTCCTCTGGGACAGTGTCCTCTGGGACAGTGTCCTCCCACTTAAGGTTCCCACTCCGAATCTGAGTTCCTTCGGCGGGGAAAACACAGGCAGGAATGCACTAAGATTCCGTGTTCATTAAAGTTGGATTAGCCATTTGACACAGTTAAATATTAATAGTTAATTTTTTGCTGAAATGCTGCTGAGAGTTTGTGAATTCCTGCTCAGCGCTTGATTCTGGTGCTTCGTCCTAATGGGGGTGCGGTTACAATGGCAGACATTAATATGTGACAACTTGGTCAACTCCTTGAGGTTTAATGTAGTCTCTGAGGTTCcctctataacacacacacacacacacatgatttcCTGTTAAGGTGGTTTACAGACCAGCCATTCTCTATGTGGTCTATAGAGCATCGGATACAagaacttgtgtgtgtttgtacgtgcgcGCACGCACCGAGTGGTCTGAATGTAACTTAAATTTGTATTTTTAATGAACATCTGCTTGTTTATTATTAGACATCCACTTGACAGGGGAGGTTAAGTGGCCATAAAACATTTAGCAAGATTCAGACGAGACATGGAGCCTGaatcaggagggggaagggaggggaggggaggggaggggaggggagggagggagggagggagggagggaggggagggagggagggaggggaggggagggagggagggagggagggagggagggagggagggagggaggggaggggaggggaggggaggtgaacaggtgaagtgagagaggtaggggagggtggagaacaggggtgaggaggggaggagaacaggggtgaggaggggaggagaacaggggtgaggaggggaggagaacaggggtgaggaggggaggagaacaggggtgaggaggggaggagaacaggggtgaggaggggaggagaacaggggtgaggaggggaggagaacaggggtgaggaggggaggagaacaggggtgaggaggggaggagaacaggggtgaggaggggaggagaacaggggtgaggaggggaggagaacaggggtgaggaggggaggagaacaggggtgagaaggggaggagaacaggggtgaggaggggaggagaacaggggtgaggaggggaggagaacaggggtgagaaggggaggagaacaggggtgaggaggggaggagaacaggggtgagaaggggaggagaacaggggtgagaaggggaggagaacaggggtgaggaggggaggagaacaggggtgagaaggggaggagaacaggggtgaggaggggaggagaacaggggtgaggaggggaggagaacaggggtgaggaggggaggagaacaggggtgaggaggggaggagaacaggggtgagaaggggaggagaacaggggtgaggaggggaggagaacaggggtgagaaggggaggagaacaggggtgaggaggggaggagaacaggggtgagaaggggaggagaacaggggtgagaaggggaggagaacaggggtgaggaggggaggagaacaggggtgagaaggggaggagaacaggggtgaggaggggaggagaacaggggtgaggaggggaggagaacaggggtgaggaggggaggagaataggggtgaggaggggaggtgtgtgaccACAAGAGTGGTCATGCTGGTGCTCCAGCCTGCCAGagtgaagaggaaggaggacacGTCCAGGGTCAGAGTTAAAACACTTGTCTAAAACAAATGAACCAAGTCAACAGAACATGATTGGGCTTTGCTTCTCCCTTAACAACCTGGTGCTGAGAAAGGCCAGTCCAATCTTGAATTGCATCCAGACAGCATCGCTACTGTACGAAATCTCAGCATCACTAATGTACAAAATCTCAGATAGCATCGCTACTGTACAAAATCTCAGCATCGCTACTGTACAAAATGTCAGATAGCATCGCTACTGTACAAAATCTCCAACATCTCCAGGATGGCATCTCTTCCATGGGGGTCAGGCCAGCATCAGCAGCATATCTGTAATCGTTGTGTCAGCCCTGTGAAGAGCAGATCATCGTAGCTCCACTCGTACTGCCTGGGGCTGGTAGCTGCTCCATGCAGGACTCTCAGAGACCCACTGACCCTCGCGTCCCCCTTTTGATGACATCATGCACTCTGACCGTAAACAGGAAACCCTGGAGGACATCGATAAGAACGGAGATGGCCATGTGGATGAAGATGAGTACATTGGTGAGTCCACAGGTCCTCCTTCACCTCATCTGATAACTGCTCACCACTGTTTCACACATCCTAGATGTTCAGTAAGGGTgggaaaatcgattcacattggAAACGCGATTTCAGTCTTCTAGCCATTCCCATCGATTCACTCATATACAAAACATAtataacatatatatttttttttaattaagaattaaaaatcgtgaatcgatttgTAGTCgattcgtgaccccaagaattgattcgaatcgtgaggtaccaaaagattcccatcCCAAATGTTCAGTCATGGAGATGTTGTTTTTCATAGACGGTTTTAACATCACTTTCATTTATTCCACTTTGGTTATTCATTCGGGCTCAAACCCTTCTGCCCAGTCTCCCAGACATGGATGAAGTCTTAAAGTAAGACAGAAATTCAGCGAAGATCTTTCAGTCTAGGACTGATGACTTGAGGCCAGTGTTGAGGTTTTCAGCGGCCCAGAGGAACAGCAGTAGCCTGGTGTTGTCATGGTCTAATCATGAGATCTaagctgtgtttgttggtgGCTGACAACACTTTCTGTGGTCGGGAGTCACAGGTCCAGTGTCCTGTGAGGTATAAAGCCTCCTTAGGTCTCTTAAAAAGGCGCCAAATCAATTCAAGTTAATGTTATTATTACGAAGGCCTTCCAAACCATAAACTTTCAGTTTTTATGGCATCTCCCATTGTCATGagcacagctcagtggtagaacatgtgaCCGTGTGGATGCAGGTTCACATCCCCTCTTGTATGCTGCTGTGAATGAaaccatctgctaaatgaatagttATGATAATTAATAATGTGGTCCTTTCCCCTGTGGGCGGTCCCTCCCTGACACTGTCGTTATTGGTGGTCTTTGGACTTTATACACCGTATAATAAATATAACTGACCTTTTACTCAGCAAGTGGTTCCCTGGGTTATGACCTTGAGCCAGGTTGTAACATTAATAAACAGCTGTGATGGGCAGCTCATCACTGACCTGCAGGGTGTGAGATGGGCAGCTCATCACTGACCTGCAGGGTGTGAGATGGGCAGCTCATCACTGACCTGCAGGGTGTGAGATGGGCAGCTCATCACTGACCTGCAGGGTGTGAGATGGGCAGCTCGTCACTGACCTGCAGGGTGTGAGATGGGCAGCTCGTCACTGACCTGCAGGGTGTGAGATGGGCAGCTCGTCACTGACCTGCAGGGTGTGAGATGGGCAGCTCGTCACTGACCTGCAGGGTGTGAGATGGGCAGCTCATCACTGACCTGCAGGGTGTGAGATGGGCAGCTCGTCACTGACCTGCGGGTGTGTGTTGCCTGCAGCGGACATGTTTGCTCACGAGGAGGGCGGTCCTGAGCCGGACTGGGTCCGCACGGAGCGCGATCAGTTCTCCGACTTCCGAGACCTGAACAAGGACGGCCGGATGGACGTGGAGGAGATCCGGCACTGGATCCTCCCCCAGGACTACGACCACGCCCAGGCAGAGGCTCGTCACCTGGTGTACGAGTCCGACCAGGACAAGGTTAGTATGGGAGCCAGTCAGTCCTACCAGGGACACAGACCAAgctcatgttgttgtttttttgtgtgtttttgtttgaaatgagataataaaaataaaacacgttttatttattgtatttataaaaaatacaataaaattaAAACAATTATAAAAAGGCCTGAATCTggtctggcctgtgtgtgtgtgtgtgtgtgtgtgtgtggggggggggggggtcaggtgtgtgtgtgtggggggggggggggtcaggtgtgtgtgtgtgtgtgggggggggtcaggtgtgtgtgtgtgtgggggggggggtcaggtgtgtgtgtgtgtgggggggggggtcaggtgtgtgtgtgtgtggggggggggtcaggtgtgtgtgtgtgtggggggtgaggaagCCTCAcagccgtgtgtgtttgtcctcaggACCAGATGCTGACGAGGGAGGAGATCCTGCAGAACTGGAACATGTTCGTGGGCAGTCAGGCCACTAACTACGGAGAGGACCTGACCAAGAACCACGACGAGCTCTGAgcgggactgggagagggggggggggggggggtgtgagtgtggatatgaatgtttgtctatgagtacatgtctttgagtgtgtttgtgtgcgtgtgtgacaaaACAAAGCCTTAACACACTGCTGTGGTCAGCCAGTACTGAACACTACAGATGATATCTGATGACTGGATGGGACTGGTACAGAGACCTAAACCTGCagtgacaggacaggacaggaaacTAAACGTCCGTCGGTCAAGGACCACCACACCACCTCGACCATGctggtccagttccctaagCTGGGATGTGTTGTTCTTGTGTCGTCAGTGTTGccttccagccagccagcgctCTGGCCTAGCTGCTACCAGCCACTGTCAGACCTAGTTCCTGGATATGGGTTCTGTGGTGTCCAGAACCCTCCCAGAAGCAGGCAGACGTGAGGACAGCGGTCTGGGTCTTCAGGAGAGCCGTCTTGATTGTGGAGCTTTGACGGAACAACCAAGAGTCCTTCTACAACTGTAATTTATTTAGTTGTTTAAACTTGAAAGTGGGTTGTTGTGAAGAGCGTTACTGATATTCCTTGTGTTTCCCTCCAGAGATGGCCACACTCGTTCCTTTATTAACATTTGacatattttgtgtatttttgggCCTGTTCCATCAGACTGGGACAGAAGTGGTGTCAATGTTTGATTTGTCTGATTCTGATTACTTTTACAAACTGTTACCAACATGTCTTGTCTTGGAAGACCTCTACACGTTCTCCTTCACCATGAAAACGAGCTCGATGTTGGTCACAATCCTTTTCTTTGTTTATCAAGACATGCATGTGTATAATATTTGCTGAATATAGATTTTATGCCTGAGAGTGAGTCTTGTTTCCTTGTGAAAGCTGTTGTTTAGCTTTCTGttttgtcctttttttttttttttatcctcgCCAAGGGTTCTGATGTTGTGTGGGTGGAGTCATGCAGAACTCTGCTTATCTCAAAACATCTTCATGCTATACCTCCGAATTACAATATGTTCTACGATTTATATCAGTGGTTTTTTTTGTTGAAGAAAAATACACTTTCAAAATTTAGAACCAGTTTGTTCGTCTACTTTTCACGTTAGAAATTTGTAATCACTTTCGTATAAGAATGCCAACTTCTAAAGGAGTTTTGGCTGTACGATGGTGTGACGAGCTGTTCCAGAGTTCGGAGGAGACTGTCTAGACTGACGGTGTCGTGAGGGCCTGGGAAAGTGGCGGCCCATCACAGCAGTCCCTTCAGTCCCCACGTCTGACCAGAGAATTACACAGATCAGGTGTCCTGGAGTagggcacacacacctgtgagaacacacacacacacctgtgagaacacacacacacacctgtgagaaAACCTTGGACACATTAgtgtcttttccttttttttcatgccttgctccttctctctcacgctcACCTCCTTAACCTACTTCTTCTAACACTCCCTCTTCcttgctctcactctctgcctcctgctctcactcccccctctctgtctccccctctcacacacacacacacactccagcacacacactcccacactggcacacactgctAGGGATAATCAAGTTGAGTCGATGACTAGCTGTAGCCGCCGGCTGTAGCAGAGTGACTCTCACATGTGACCGAGGGTGCATCCCTGCCACCCTCCTGCCACTCATGTGGAACCTAGGAGAagtgtgtcacacacaccccatacacacactgcacacttacacaccttagagtgcatgtgcatgttaggggtgtgtgtgtcagatatcAGATATCAGGAAGTCAAGCAGGACCAAGTTAATTAAGAGTTGCAGGAAgcgagtgtttgtgtgggctGGGATGATGCTGTCATTAAACAAGTCTAGCTGCTGCTGGGGAGAAGCGTTCCTCAGACTCTGGGAAGAGACCCAGAGCTCGTAATCTCCCAGGAGATGGGAGGGTTGACGTGGTGAAGCCTTACTGAACATCCAGGCTGTTTCATAGAAATGGTCTTGACATTTTCCGAGGTTTAGCAATTTCATTATAGCCAGTGaaaagtattcccaccccacgCGTAAAGAATGTTCAATATTTAATATGAAAGATTTCATGTTAAATTATGTATTATTCCATTCCTATTTTACAGTTACAGGTATACAATTTATTCTGGCTTGTCTTGTCAACTACAGACCATGAATAGAGATGAGTttactgatgaattagtgtctTCACTATGTGTTTTAGAAGAATGTGTGACATGGAGGTAGATATATTTGAATTTCCTTGTGCCTTTTGGGTCTTGATGAATCCCATTAGACTGTCTAATGATCGCACTCGGGGGTCAGTGTGGAGCCAAGCATTTGAATAACGGAGTCTGAAAATACTTAAGGGTTTAATATGCGCTTCAACTCAACATATGAGAGGTGTCACGTGTCAGGctgcatgtgtcagtgtgtgtggagggtgtgtgtgtgtgtccacatagTCTCGATGGCAAGCCTTGTGGTCATATTTAACAGCCTGCCCGCCTTGTGTTTAACATGGGCTCCTAAtcactcacacagtgtgtgtgtgtgtgtatatactgtaatgCCCTTAGACGGTTCTCATATGAGTGTCTGTACAGATCAGGACAACCCCACCCATGATAAGGAGCCctctgggtgagggggaggagggggtgagggggagtttTGGTGTATGTTAATGTCTTAgactaccccctccctctcctctgccctccctcctccgccctccctctcctccgccctccctcctcccctctgccctccctcctccgccctctactctcctccgccctccctccccctgccctctctctccatacagCACTCTGTGTAGTCTGCCTAGTGACAGATGGTGAAAATCTCTGTGGaaagtgtttatttgtgtgtttatttatgATGAAAGACTTGCTGTTCGTCCTGGGTGGAGGTTCACAAGCCGCTGGTGAGAGCAGTCTCACTCCACCAGTAACTAGACAGCAGGACTTCTCAGAGGCAGAAGAAAACCTTGACTAACCCCTCTCTTCATAACCCATCTCTTCATAACCCATCTCTTCATAACCCATCTCTTCATAACCTGTCTCTCCATAACCCATCTCTTCTTAACCTGTCTCTTCATAACCCATCTCTTCATAACCTGTCTCTCCATAACCCATCTCTTCTTAACCTGTCTCTTCATAACCCATCTCTTCATAACCCATCTCTTCATAACCTGTCTCTTCATAACCCATCTCTTCATAACCCATCTCTTCACCCACTCGCCACGATTTGAtctttcatctctccctctctccttttctccttctctccatctctccctttctcctcgaAACACATCCAATTTATCttattctccatctctctgcttttcttttcgttttccctctctctctccctctccccctccctccctcctcccctcccctccctcccccctccctctctccatcccgttCTCTCAgtcctcatgtgtgtgtgtgttcctcatgtgtgtgtgtgttcctc harbors:
- the rcn1 gene encoding reticulocalbin-1, which gives rise to MDVRTYVCALLLCSGAVFGKPTLRKDRVHHEPELARPANEDNQSHQFDHEAFLGKEEATTFDQLTPEESKDRLGKIADRIDGDGDGFITIAELKAWIKRVQKRYVYENVAKVWTDYDLNKDNKISWEEYKQATYGYYLANPGEFEDTTDQFSFRKMLPRDERRFRTADLDGDTAADREEFTSFLHPEEFDHMKDIVVLETLEDIDKNGDGHVDEDEYIADMFAHEEGGPEPDWVRTERDQFSDFRDLNKDGRMDVEEIRHWILPQDYDHAQAEARHLVYESDQDKDQMLTREEILQNWNMFVGSQATNYGEDLTKNHDEL